Proteins encoded by one window of Conger conger chromosome 1, fConCon1.1, whole genome shotgun sequence:
- the LOC133140434 gene encoding cytosolic 5'-nucleotidase 1A-like gives MSSRKTKGRKTDKGVGDGPAGKRGPMTIAVSEILLINMEKPGVAFPFIKALLNVMDHFHELYPDSEIPFHIALMTKNQTQEKCLRNHLNELGLSQVSIHQDDYSSKPEPKVLYLSEDPGKAEKAIEKGHAAAIMFPNDKENQQSEDGELRVAFDGDGVLFSDESEIVYSKEGLEPFLKNEKDKEDIAMEKGPLKCFLEALSDLQKKLPSKSWSKVQTYLVTSRNPLISGTRALKTLTTWQVDISQALFVSRAPKASLLATIRPHIFFDDKKKYIDEALELGVISAHVPYGIGYATDKGACKK, from the exons ATGAGCAGCAGGAAGACTAAAGGACGCAAGACTGACAAAGGAGTTGGAGATGGACCAGCAGGCAAACGT GGACCAATGACCATCGCAGTGTCTGAAATATTGCTGATTAACATGGAGAAGCCAGGAGTGGCGTTTCCCTTCATAAAG GCCTTACTGAACGTGATGGACCATTTCCACGAGCTTTACCCGGACAGTGAGATTCCATTCCACATTGCACTGATGACTAAAAACCAGACTCAGGAGAAATGCCTAAGAAACCACCTCAACGAGTTAG GCTTAAGTCAGGTTTCAATCCATCAGGATGACTACAGCAGCAAACCTGAACCGAAAGTACTCTACCTCTCCGAAGACCCTGGCAAAGCAGAGAAAGCCATTGAAAAAG GGCATGCAGCTGCCATCATGTTCCCAAATGACAAGGAGAACCAACAGAGTGAAGACGGAGAG CTTCGCGTGGCATTTGACGGAGATGGCGTCCTGTTCTCTGATGAGTCCGAGATTGTTTATTCGAAGGAAGGGCTGGAACCCTTCTTAAAAAATGAGAAGGATAAAGAGGACATCGCTATGGAAAAG GGTCCCCTGAAGTGCTTCCTGGAGGCTCTCAGTGACCTGCAGAAAAAGCTTCCTAGCAAGAGTTGGTCTAAAGTGCAGACCTACCTGGTGACATCCCGCAACCCGCTCATTAGTGGCACCAGGGCTCTGAAGACCCTGACCACTTGGCAGGTGGACATCAGCCAGGCTTTATTCGTGTCCAGGGCCCCAAAGGCGTCACTCTTGGCCACGATCCGCCCGCACATCTTCTTTGATGACAAGAAGAAGTACATTGATGAGGCACTGGAGCTGGGGGTCATCTCTGCCCACGTGCCTTATGGGATAGGATATGCGACCGACAAGGGTGCCTGCAAGAAGTGA